A portion of the Pseudomonas protegens CHA0 genome contains these proteins:
- the rplT gene encoding 50S ribosomal protein L20 — translation MARVKRGVIARKRHKKILKLAKGYYGARSRVFRVAKQAVIKAGQYAYRDRRQKKRQFRALWIARINAGARNNGLSYSRLIAGLKKASIEIDRKVLADLAVNEKAAFAAIVEKAKATLA, via the coding sequence ATGGCTCGTGTAAAGCGTGGCGTCATTGCCCGTAAACGTCACAAAAAAATTCTGAAACTTGCTAAAGGCTACTACGGCGCTCGCTCGCGCGTATTCCGTGTTGCCAAGCAAGCGGTAATCAAGGCAGGCCAATACGCCTACCGTGACCGTCGTCAGAAAAAACGTCAGTTCCGCGCTCTGTGGATTGCTCGTATCAACGCTGGTGCTCGTAATAACGGCCTGTCGTACAGCCGTCTGATCGCTGGCCTGAAAAAGGCGTCCATCGAGATCGACCGTAAGGTTCTGGCTGATCTGGCAGTGAACGAAAAAGCGGCGTTTGCTGCGATTGTCGAGAAAGCTAAAGCCACCTTGGCTTAA
- the infC gene encoding translation initiation factor IF-3, with amino-acid sequence MIIKRDMRQDKRAAPKAPINENISAREVRLIGADGEQIGIVSIDEALRIAEEAKLDLVEISADAVPPVCRVMDYGKSIFEKKKQIAAAKKNQKQIQVKEIKFRPGTEEGDYQVKLRNLVRFLSDGDRAKVSLRFRGREMAHQELGMELLKRVEADLQEYGSVEQHPKMEGRQLIMVIAPKKKK; translated from the coding sequence ATTATTATTAAGCGTGATATGAGACAAGATAAACGAGCTGCACCGAAAGCCCCGATCAACGAGAATATCTCGGCACGCGAGGTTCGGTTAATTGGCGCTGACGGCGAGCAGATTGGCATCGTCTCGATTGATGAAGCGCTTCGTATAGCTGAAGAAGCCAAGCTGGATCTGGTGGAAATTTCCGCCGACGCAGTCCCACCTGTTTGCCGGGTGATGGATTACGGCAAGTCGATCTTCGAAAAGAAGAAGCAGATTGCTGCTGCGAAGAAGAACCAGAAGCAGATTCAGGTTAAAGAAATCAAGTTTCGTCCAGGGACGGAGGAAGGGGATTACCAGGTAAAACTGCGCAACCTGGTACGTTTCCTGAGTGACGGGGACAGGGCCAAGGTATCCTTGCGATTCCGCGGCCGTGAGATGGCCCACCAGGAGCTGGGGATGGAACTCCTCAAGCGGGTTGAAGCTGACCTGCAAGAGTACGGTTCGGTCGAACAGCATCCTAAGATGGAAGGACGCCAGCTGATCATGGTCATCGCCCCGAAAAAGAAGAAGTAA
- the rpmI gene encoding 50S ribosomal protein L35: MPKMKTKSGAAKRFLKTANGIKHKHAFKSHILTKMSTKRKRQLRGSSLLHPSDVAKVERMLRLR, from the coding sequence ATGCCAAAGATGAAAACCAAAAGTGGTGCTGCTAAGCGGTTTCTGAAAACTGCTAACGGTATCAAGCACAAGCACGCTTTCAAGAGCCACATCCTGACCAAAATGTCGACCAAGCGTAAGCGTCAACTGCGCGGTAGCAGCTTGCTGCATCCGTCTGACGTGGCAAAAGTCGAGCGCATGCTGCGCCTTCGTTAA
- a CDS encoding GNAT family N-acetyltransferase, giving the protein MQSLPLSPLLVGESLELRPLEAVDFAALYGVACDPLIWAQHQSSTRYQEPVFRQWYDDALAAKSTLIVIDRDSGKVAGSSRYYEFNEDQREVAIGYTFLAREKWGGSANKELKYLMLGHAFQWVDTVWFHVAGSNIRSQRAMEKIGGQLSHTVLKQVNGGTQENLFFKVERTAFEGQLSLARS; this is encoded by the coding sequence ATGCAATCGCTGCCCCTCTCGCCCCTGCTCGTTGGTGAATCACTTGAACTGCGCCCACTTGAGGCCGTGGACTTCGCGGCGCTGTATGGCGTCGCCTGCGATCCCTTGATCTGGGCTCAGCACCAAAGCTCGACCCGCTATCAGGAGCCGGTATTTCGCCAATGGTACGACGACGCACTGGCGGCCAAGAGCACCCTGATCGTGATCGACCGCGACAGCGGCAAGGTTGCAGGCAGCTCCCGCTACTACGAGTTCAACGAGGACCAGCGTGAAGTTGCCATCGGCTACACCTTTCTGGCGCGCGAAAAATGGGGGGGCAGTGCCAACAAGGAACTCAAGTACCTGATGCTCGGGCACGCCTTTCAGTGGGTCGACACCGTCTGGTTCCATGTTGCGGGTTCGAATATCCGCTCACAGCGAGCCATGGAGAAAATCGGCGGGCAGTTGTCGCACACCGTCCTGAAGCAGGTGAATGGCGGTACTCAGGAGAATCTGTTTTTCAAGGTTGAACGCACGGCCTTTGAAGGCCAGCTGTCGCTTGCCCGTTCGTGA
- the pheS gene encoding phenylalanine--tRNA ligase subunit alpha codes for MENLDALVSQALEAVQHAEDINALEQIRVHFLGKKGELTQVMKTLGNLPAEERPQVGALINVAKERVTEVLNARKAAFEEAELSAKLAAECIDVTLPGRGQTSGGLHPITRTLERIEQFFTHIGYGIAEGPEVEDDYHNFEALNIPGHHPARSMHDTFYFNANMLLRTHTSPVQVRTMESQQPPIRIVCPGRVYRSDSDITHSPMFHQVEGLLVDRDINFADLKGTIEEFLRVFFEKELAVRFRPSYFPFTEPSAEVDMECVMCSGKGCRVCKQTGWLEVMGCGMVHPNVLRMSGIDPEEFQGFAFGMGAERLAMLRYGVNDLRLFFDNDLRFLAQFR; via the coding sequence ATGGAAAACCTGGATGCGCTGGTTTCTCAAGCACTTGAGGCCGTGCAACACGCTGAAGACATCAATGCCCTGGAACAGATCCGGGTTCACTTCCTTGGCAAGAAGGGCGAGCTGACTCAGGTGATGAAGACCCTGGGCAACCTGCCTGCCGAAGAGCGTCCGCAAGTCGGTGCGCTGATCAACGTTGCCAAGGAGCGTGTAACAGAGGTTCTCAATGCTCGCAAAGCGGCTTTCGAGGAGGCGGAACTCAGCGCCAAGCTCGCCGCCGAGTGCATTGACGTCACTCTGCCGGGCCGTGGCCAGACCTCGGGCGGTCTGCACCCGATTACGCGGACCCTGGAGCGTATCGAACAGTTCTTCACTCATATTGGCTACGGCATCGCCGAAGGCCCTGAGGTTGAAGACGACTATCACAACTTTGAAGCGCTCAACATCCCAGGCCACCACCCGGCCCGGTCGATGCATGACACCTTCTATTTCAACGCGAACATGTTGTTGCGCACCCATACCTCACCGGTACAGGTCCGCACCATGGAGTCGCAGCAGCCGCCGATTCGCATTGTCTGCCCAGGCCGTGTGTACCGTAGCGACTCCGATATCACTCACTCGCCGATGTTTCACCAGGTCGAAGGCCTGCTGGTCGATCGTGACATCAATTTTGCCGACCTGAAGGGCACGATCGAAGAGTTCCTGCGGGTGTTCTTCGAGAAGGAACTGGCGGTGCGTTTCCGTCCTTCGTACTTCCCGTTCACCGAGCCTTCCGCCGAAGTCGATATGGAATGCGTGATGTGCAGCGGTAAAGGCTGCCGGGTCTGCAAGCAGACTGGCTGGCTGGAAGTCATGGGATGCGGCATGGTTCATCCGAATGTGCTGCGTATGTCCGGGATCGATCCGGAAGAGTTCCAAGGCTTTGCCTTCGGCATGGGCGCCGAGCGTCTGGCCATGCTGCGTTACGGTGTCAATGACTTGCGCCTGTTCTTCGACAACGACTTGCGGTTCCTTGCGCAATTTCGCTAG
- the ihfA gene encoding integration host factor subunit alpha — MGALTKAEMAERLYEELGLNKREAKELVELFFEEIRHALEDNEQVKLSGFGNFDLRDKRQRPGRNPKTGEEIPITARRVVTFRPGQKLKARVEAYAGTKS, encoded by the coding sequence ATGGGGGCTCTGACGAAAGCTGAAATGGCCGAACGTCTCTACGAAGAGCTAGGCCTGAATAAACGCGAGGCCAAGGAATTGGTCGAGCTATTCTTTGAAGAAATCAGGCACGCTCTCGAAGATAACGAACAGGTCAAATTGTCCGGTTTCGGTAACTTCGACCTTCGGGATAAACGCCAGCGTCCTGGCCGCAACCCGAAAACGGGTGAAGAAATCCCGATCACGGCGCGCCGTGTGGTCACCTTTCGTCCAGGGCAGAAGTTGAAGGCCCGAGTTGAGGCTTATGCTGGAACCAAGTCATAA
- the thrS gene encoding threonine--tRNA ligase produces the protein MPTITLPDGSQRSFDHAVSVAEVAASIGAGLAKATLAGKVNGKLVDACDVIDGDATLQIITPKDEEGLEIIRHSCAHLVGHAVKQLYPTAKMVIGPVIDEGFYYDIAYERPFTPEDMAAIEQRMQQLIEKDYDVIKKVTPRAEVIEVFKARGEDYKLRLVEDMPNEQAMGLYYHEEYVDMCRGPHVPNTRFLKSFKLTKLSGAYWRGDAKNEQLQRIYGTAWADKKQLAAYIQRIEEAEKRDHRKIGKRLGLFHTQEEAPGMVFWHPNGWTLYQVLEQYMRKVQRDNGYLEIKTPQVVDRSLWEKSGHWANYAENMFTTESESRDYAIKPMNCPCHVQVFNQGLKSYRELPMRLAEFGACHRNEPSGALHGIMRVRGFTQDDAHIFCTEDQMQAESAAFIKLTMDVYADFGFKDIEMKLSTRPEKRVGSDDLWDRAESALAAALDSAGLPYDLQPGEGAFYGPKIEFSLKDCLGRVWQCGTLQLDFNLPIRLGAEYVSEDNSRKHPVMLHRAILGSFERFVGILIEHYEGAFPAWLAPTQAVVMNITDKQADFALEVEKTLNQSGFRAKSDLRNEKIGFKIREHTLLKVPYLLVIGDREVEMQTVAVRTREGEDLGSMPVAQFSAFLAQAVSRRGRQDSE, from the coding sequence ATGCCCACTATTACTCTTCCCGACGGCAGTCAACGTTCATTCGATCACGCAGTATCCGTAGCCGAGGTCGCCGCTTCCATTGGCGCGGGCCTGGCCAAGGCCACATTGGCTGGCAAGGTCAACGGCAAGCTGGTCGACGCCTGCGACGTGATCGACGGCGATGCAACCCTGCAAATCATCACGCCAAAGGACGAAGAGGGGCTGGAGATCATTCGCCACTCTTGCGCTCACTTGGTGGGGCATGCGGTCAAGCAGTTGTATCCGACCGCGAAAATGGTCATCGGTCCGGTCATCGATGAAGGCTTCTATTACGACATCGCCTATGAGCGTCCTTTCACGCCTGAGGATATGGCCGCCATCGAGCAGCGCATGCAGCAGCTGATCGAGAAGGACTACGACGTGATCAAGAAGGTCACGCCGCGCGCCGAAGTGATCGAGGTGTTCAAGGCCCGTGGCGAGGACTACAAGCTGCGTTTGGTCGAAGACATGCCGAACGAGCAAGCGATGGGCCTGTACTACCACGAAGAATATGTCGACATGTGCCGCGGTCCGCACGTGCCGAACACGCGTTTCCTGAAGTCCTTCAAGCTGACCAAGTTGTCCGGTGCCTACTGGCGCGGTGATGCCAAGAACGAGCAGTTGCAGCGGATCTACGGTACTGCCTGGGCGGACAAGAAGCAGCTCGCTGCCTACATCCAGCGTATCGAAGAGGCCGAGAAGCGCGATCATCGCAAGATCGGCAAGCGCCTGGGCCTGTTCCATACCCAGGAAGAAGCGCCGGGCATGGTGTTTTGGCACCCTAATGGCTGGACCCTGTACCAGGTGCTCGAGCAGTACATGCGCAAGGTGCAGCGTGACAACGGTTACCTGGAGATCAAGACCCCGCAGGTGGTTGACCGCAGTCTCTGGGAAAAATCCGGGCACTGGGCCAACTACGCCGAGAATATGTTCACCACCGAGTCGGAAAGCCGCGACTACGCAATCAAGCCGATGAACTGCCCTTGCCACGTGCAGGTGTTCAATCAGGGCCTGAAGAGCTACCGCGAGCTGCCGATGCGCCTGGCCGAGTTCGGTGCCTGCCACCGTAATGAACCCTCGGGCGCTCTGCACGGCATCATGCGTGTGCGTGGCTTCACTCAGGATGATGCTCACATCTTCTGTACTGAAGACCAGATGCAGGCCGAGTCTGCGGCGTTCATCAAGCTGACCATGGATGTCTATGCCGACTTCGGCTTCAAGGACATCGAGATGAAGCTGTCCACTCGCCCTGAAAAGCGCGTGGGCTCCGATGATCTGTGGGATCGTGCGGAAAGCGCACTGGCAGCGGCTCTGGATAGCGCCGGCCTGCCATACGACCTGCAGCCGGGCGAGGGCGCATTCTACGGTCCGAAGATCGAGTTCTCGCTGAAGGACTGCCTGGGTCGTGTCTGGCAGTGCGGTACCTTGCAGTTGGACTTCAACCTGCCGATCCGTCTGGGTGCCGAGTACGTTTCCGAAGATAACAGCCGTAAGCATCCGGTGATGTTGCACCGGGCGATCCTCGGTTCCTTCGAGCGTTTTGTCGGGATTCTGATCGAGCATTACGAGGGTGCATTCCCTGCGTGGCTGGCTCCGACTCAGGCCGTGGTGATGAATATCACTGATAAACAGGCAGATTTTGCCCTCGAAGTGGAAAAAACACTCAATCAAAGCGGATTTCGTGCCAAGTCCGACTTGAGAAATGAAAAGATCGGCTTTAAAATCCGCGAGCATACTTTGCTCAAGGTTCCCTATCTCTTGGTTATTGGAGATCGGGAGGTCGAGATGCAGACTGTCGCTGTGCGTACCCGTGAAGGTGAAGACCTGGGCTCGATGCCTGTCGCCCAATTCTCGGCGTTCCTCGCACAAGCGGTTTCCCGGCGTGGTCGCCAAGATTCGGAGTAA
- a CDS encoding XRE family transcriptional regulator — protein MEFKDRLKTARRHAQLNQTELAERAGLTQTSISDLERGKSKATAFVAQIASVCGVSSMWLAEGVGEMLKAADTASARTQPSVHLDDIETWDDATPLDDNEVYVPFLHEVELAAGSGRFVIEESDTARLRFFKKDLRQNGVQFNNAKCVSVSGNSMVPVLRDGATVGVNVGRNALKDVVDGEMYALNHNGQLRVKQVYRLPVGLRLRSFNRDEHPDEDYSFAEIQEQQISILGHVFWWAMYSR, from the coding sequence ATGGAATTTAAAGATCGACTCAAAACAGCTCGTCGCCACGCCCAGCTCAATCAAACAGAGCTCGCTGAACGTGCCGGCCTGACCCAAACCTCAATCTCCGACCTGGAACGTGGCAAATCGAAGGCCACGGCCTTTGTCGCCCAGATTGCCTCGGTATGCGGCGTTTCCTCCATGTGGCTCGCTGAAGGCGTTGGAGAAATGCTCAAGGCCGCGGATACCGCATCGGCACGCACCCAGCCAAGCGTGCATTTGGACGATATCGAGACCTGGGACGATGCGACCCCGCTCGATGACAACGAGGTCTACGTCCCCTTTCTTCACGAGGTGGAGCTGGCTGCAGGCTCGGGCCGGTTTGTCATCGAAGAAAGCGATACCGCCCGGCTGCGCTTCTTCAAGAAAGATCTGCGTCAGAACGGCGTACAGTTCAACAACGCCAAGTGCGTGTCGGTCAGCGGCAACAGCATGGTCCCGGTGCTGCGCGACGGCGCAACCGTTGGCGTGAACGTCGGCAGGAATGCCCTGAAGGATGTAGTCGACGGGGAGATGTATGCACTCAACCACAATGGCCAGTTGCGCGTGAAGCAGGTTTACCGTTTGCCGGTCGGGCTGCGCCTGCGCAGCTTCAATCGGGATGAACATCCAGACGAAGACTATAGCTTCGCCGAAATCCAGGAACAGCAGATCTCGATCCTGGGCCATGTGTTCTGGTGGGCGATGTACTCGCGATGA
- a CDS encoding Com family DNA-binding transcriptional regulator, whose translation MLKECRCGSCNRLLARVGEFTELQIKCSRCGTLNHVKAASLELSPGAARCDSGVGH comes from the coding sequence ATGTTAAAAGAATGCAGATGTGGAAGTTGCAATCGACTTCTCGCTCGAGTGGGCGAGTTTACTGAGCTCCAGATCAAATGTTCCCGCTGTGGAACCTTGAATCATGTAAAAGCCGCGAGTCTCGAGCTATCGCCAGGAGCGGCCAGGTGTGACAGCGGCGTCGGTCATTGA
- a CDS encoding pentapeptide repeat-containing protein, which yields MQAHDAYFTIDAEALQDRSLAELAAGQPLPLRCAGLDLRGQDLSRISLPGAWFERCLLTGADLTAANLINTRWNSCRGGQANLRSAVLTDARFERCDLNNTQWQRSKVAHASFDGCKLTGAHFGDVSALGLSFSDCLLNSAMLSGISFYKSQLHNIDFSEAHLTYCDFRKAVFVDGGSLSMARVNNARFDDADLREASLHGLRLVDAKLFKGAIISRSQAGMLLAGLGLTVL from the coding sequence ATGCAGGCTCATGACGCTTACTTCACTATCGACGCCGAGGCGCTGCAGGACCGCTCCCTGGCCGAGCTGGCCGCCGGGCAGCCGCTGCCGCTGCGCTGCGCAGGGCTGGACCTGAGGGGCCAGGACCTGTCCCGCATCAGCCTGCCCGGCGCCTGGTTCGAACGCTGCCTGCTGACCGGCGCCGATCTCACCGCGGCCAACCTGATCAATACCCGCTGGAACAGCTGCCGCGGCGGCCAGGCCAACCTGCGTTCTGCAGTGCTTACCGATGCCCGTTTCGAACGCTGTGACCTGAACAACACGCAATGGCAGCGCAGCAAGGTGGCCCATGCAAGCTTTGATGGCTGCAAGCTCACCGGCGCCCACTTCGGCGACGTGTCGGCCCTGGGCCTGAGCTTTTCCGACTGCCTGCTCAACAGCGCCATGCTCTCGGGTATCTCGTTCTACAAGTCGCAGTTGCACAACATCGATTTCAGCGAAGCCCACCTGACCTACTGCGACTTTCGCAAGGCGGTGTTTGTCGACGGCGGCAGCCTGTCCATGGCCCGGGTCAACAATGCCCGCTTCGATGACGCCGACCTGCGCGAAGCCAGCCTGCATGGGCTGCGCCTGGTGGATGCCAAGCTGTTCAAGGGGGCGATCATTTCCCGCAGCCAGGCCGGCATGCTCCTGGCCGGGCTGGGCCTGACCGTGCTCTGA
- a CDS encoding MerR family transcriptional regulator, with the protein MLEPSHNDELPVIPGKRYFTIGEVSELCAVKPHVLRYWEQEFPQLNPVKRRGNRRYYQRQDVLMIRQIRALLYDQGFTIGGARLRLSGDEAKDDTTQYKQLIRQMISELEDVLVVLKK; encoded by the coding sequence ATGCTGGAACCAAGTCATAACGACGAGCTCCCGGTCATTCCGGGCAAGCGCTACTTCACCATTGGTGAAGTCAGTGAGCTCTGTGCGGTCAAGCCGCATGTGCTGCGTTATTGGGAGCAGGAGTTTCCTCAACTCAACCCCGTCAAGCGCCGCGGAAATCGCCGGTATTATCAGCGCCAGGATGTGCTGATGATCCGGCAGATCCGCGCGTTGCTTTATGACCAGGGGTTCACCATCGGCGGGGCGCGCCTGCGTCTTTCCGGTGATGAGGCCAAAGACGATACGACCCAGTACAAGCAATTGATCCGTCAGATGATCTCTGAGCTGGAAGATGTGCTTGTGGTGCTAAAAAAGTAA
- the pheT gene encoding phenylalanine--tRNA ligase subunit beta, with product MKFSEQWLRGWVSPQVSRDELVARLSMAGLEVDSVTPAAGDFSGVVVGEVLSTEQHPDADKLRVCQVSNGSETFQVVCGAPNVRPGLKVPFAMIGAQLPGDFKIKKAKLRGVESNGMLCSQAELQIGEGNDGLMELPVDAPVGEDVRTYLSLDDASIEVDLTPNRGDCLSLAGMAREVGALYAAKVQRPEVPAIPAAHDEVRPVEVLAPAACPRYLGRVVRNVDLSKPTPLWMVERLRRADVRSIDAAVDITNYVMLELGQPLHAFDLAEINGGIRVRMAEEGEKLVLLDGQEVTLRSDTLVIADHTRALAIAGVMGGEHSGVTANTRDVFLESAFFDQIAVAGKARSYGLHTDASHRYERGVDWQLAREAMERATGLLLEITGGDAGPIIETLSEQHLPSVAPVTLRAERITQMLGMEIDGLEVERLLTALGLTVTADGAGQWRVEVPSHRFDISLEVDLIEELARLYGYNRLPVRYPQARLAPQAKAEAEGDLPALRRLLVARGYQEAITYSFIDPKLFELFNPGVEPLLLANPISADMAAMRSSLWPGLVKALQHNLNRQQDRVRMFESGLRFVGQLEGLKQQPMLAGVVCGSRLPEGWAQGRDGVDFFDVKADVEAVLGFAGALDAFTFVPGKHPALHPGQTARIERDGREVGFLGAIHPELAKNLGLDRPVYVFELVLSEVAQGRLPKFHELSRFPEVRRDLALLADRDVAASAVLDVIRENAGEWLTDLRLFDVYQGKGIDPHRKSLAVGLTWQHPSRTLNDDEVNSTTQNILTSLEQRLNATLRK from the coding sequence ATGAAATTCAGTGAACAATGGCTGCGCGGCTGGGTTAGCCCGCAGGTAAGTCGTGACGAGCTGGTAGCCCGTCTATCGATGGCCGGTCTTGAGGTCGACAGCGTAACGCCGGCCGCCGGTGATTTCAGTGGCGTGGTAGTGGGCGAGGTGTTGAGCACCGAGCAGCACCCGGATGCCGACAAGCTGCGCGTTTGCCAGGTCAGCAATGGTTCGGAGACCTTCCAGGTTGTCTGCGGCGCGCCGAACGTGCGCCCGGGCCTGAAGGTCCCGTTCGCCATGATCGGTGCCCAGTTGCCGGGCGACTTCAAGATCAAGAAGGCCAAGCTGCGTGGAGTGGAATCCAACGGCATGCTGTGCTCCCAGGCTGAGCTGCAAATCGGTGAGGGCAATGACGGCCTCATGGAGTTGCCGGTCGATGCGCCGGTGGGTGAGGACGTTCGCACCTACCTGAGCCTGGACGATGCCAGCATCGAGGTCGACCTGACCCCTAACCGCGGGGACTGCCTGTCCCTGGCCGGCATGGCCCGTGAAGTGGGTGCCTTGTACGCGGCCAAGGTGCAGCGTCCGGAAGTACCGGCGATTCCTGCGGCGCATGACGAAGTGCGTCCAGTGGAAGTGCTGGCTCCGGCTGCCTGCCCACGTTACCTGGGGCGTGTCGTCCGCAATGTCGACCTGTCCAAGCCTACTCCGCTGTGGATGGTCGAGCGCCTGCGTCGCGCCGATGTACGCAGTATCGATGCTGCAGTGGACATCACCAACTACGTGATGCTCGAACTGGGCCAGCCGCTGCATGCCTTCGATCTTGCCGAGATCAATGGCGGCATCCGTGTACGAATGGCTGAAGAGGGCGAGAAGCTGGTATTGCTCGACGGTCAGGAAGTGACCCTGCGCAGCGATACCCTGGTGATTGCCGACCATACCCGAGCCCTGGCGATTGCCGGCGTGATGGGGGGTGAGCACAGTGGCGTCACCGCCAATACCCGTGACGTATTCCTGGAAAGTGCCTTCTTCGACCAGATCGCGGTTGCTGGCAAGGCACGCTCCTATGGCCTGCATACCGATGCTTCCCATCGCTATGAGCGTGGTGTGGACTGGCAGCTTGCTCGCGAAGCCATGGAGCGGGCTACTGGCTTGCTGCTGGAAATCACGGGCGGCGACGCGGGGCCGATCATTGAAACGCTCAGCGAGCAGCATCTGCCATCCGTTGCGCCTGTCACCTTGCGCGCTGAACGCATCACTCAGATGCTGGGCATGGAAATCGACGGCCTCGAGGTAGAGCGTTTGCTCACCGCCCTGGGCCTGACTGTAACTGCCGATGGGGCAGGGCAGTGGCGTGTTGAGGTGCCGAGCCATCGCTTCGATATCAGTCTTGAGGTTGACCTGATCGAAGAGCTGGCACGTCTTTATGGTTACAACCGTCTTCCGGTTCGCTATCCGCAGGCTCGTCTGGCGCCTCAAGCCAAGGCCGAGGCCGAGGGTGACCTGCCTGCTTTGCGTCGTTTGCTGGTTGCTCGTGGTTATCAGGAAGCGATCACCTACAGCTTCATCGATCCGAAGCTGTTCGAACTGTTCAACCCAGGCGTCGAACCGCTGTTGCTGGCCAATCCGATTTCGGCCGACATGGCAGCCATGCGTTCCTCTCTGTGGCCGGGCCTGGTCAAGGCGCTTCAGCACAACCTGAACCGTCAGCAGGATCGTGTCCGCATGTTTGAAAGCGGCCTGCGTTTTGTTGGTCAGCTGGAAGGTTTGAAGCAGCAGCCGATGCTGGCAGGTGTTGTATGTGGCAGCCGCTTGCCTGAAGGCTGGGCGCAAGGTCGCGATGGCGTGGACTTCTTCGACGTCAAGGCGGATGTCGAAGCGGTACTGGGTTTTGCCGGTGCTCTTGATGCATTCACCTTTGTGCCGGGCAAGCATCCAGCGCTTCATCCTGGTCAGACGGCTCGCATCGAGCGTGACGGTCGTGAAGTCGGTTTCCTGGGGGCCATTCACCCAGAGCTGGCGAAGAATCTCGGCCTGGACCGCCCTGTCTATGTCTTTGAACTGGTCCTGAGTGAAGTGGCTCAAGGGCGTTTGCCGAAGTTCCATGAGCTGTCGCGCTTCCCGGAAGTGCGTCGAGACCTGGCATTGCTGGCGGATCGTGACGTGGCGGCCAGCGCCGTTCTGGACGTAATCCGTGAAAATGCAGGTGAGTGGCTGACAGACCTAAGGCTGTTTGACGTCTATCAGGGTAAAGGCATTGATCCTCATAGAAAAAGCCTTGCCGTCGGCTTGACCTGGCAGCATCCATCGCGCACTCTTAACGACGATGAGGTGAACTCTACGACGCAAAATATCCTCACCTCGCTCGAACAAAGGTTGAACGCCACGTTAAGGAAGTGA
- a CDS encoding cold-shock protein: MSNRQTGTVKWFNDEKGFGFITPQGGGDDLFVHFKAIESDGFKSLKEGQTVSFVAEKGQKGMQAAQVRPE; encoded by the coding sequence ATGTCTAATCGCCAAACCGGCACCGTAAAATGGTTCAACGATGAAAAAGGCTTCGGCTTCATCACTCCTCAAGGTGGCGGTGACGACCTGTTCGTACACTTCAAAGCTATTGAAAGCGACGGTTTCAAAAGCCTGAAAGAAGGCCAGACCGTTTCCTTCGTGGCTGAGAAAGGCCAAAAGGGTATGCAAGCTGCACAAGTTCGCCCTGAGTAA
- a CDS encoding putidacin L1 family lectin-like bacteriocin, producing MAWIRYDFTDNGSSVLPARYYMAPNQYLQSPNKRFKLLFQPDGNLALYDGAQLAWVADQNTPFTNVSKGNKKDPMMVFMNYGFVLDDPLRGRIWSTTPSDPTMGSREDASLRAFTQLQDDGNIVTVDTIPHWYAPNGRVFTPAVGTAMIISGPAELVPGQLYSAGDHALVFQGDGNLVVYGPNWSVVWATYTQNKGGVRCVMQADGNLVIYAANNAVVWQSGTAGHPGATIRLQANGSFTIVTERPIWARFGYTPTIKPPRVFYPDHKWKTGSYTWDNVF from the coding sequence ATGGCTTGGATTCGATACGACTTTACCGATAACGGCTCTTCTGTACTGCCGGCTCGCTACTACATGGCGCCGAACCAGTATCTTCAATCCCCCAACAAGCGCTTCAAGCTGCTCTTCCAGCCCGATGGCAACCTGGCACTGTATGACGGCGCCCAGTTGGCATGGGTGGCTGACCAGAACACGCCGTTCACCAACGTGAGCAAGGGCAACAAGAAAGATCCGATGATGGTCTTCATGAACTACGGCTTTGTCCTGGATGACCCGCTGCGTGGCCGTATCTGGTCGACCACTCCGAGTGACCCCACCATGGGTTCGCGCGAAGATGCCTCGCTGCGTGCGTTCACCCAGCTTCAGGACGACGGGAACATCGTCACTGTCGACACCATCCCGCACTGGTATGCGCCCAATGGTCGTGTATTCACCCCGGCGGTGGGTACGGCAATGATCATCAGCGGTCCGGCCGAGCTGGTACCGGGCCAGCTCTACAGCGCTGGCGATCACGCTCTGGTCTTCCAGGGCGATGGCAACCTGGTGGTGTACGGGCCGAACTGGAGCGTGGTCTGGGCGACCTATACCCAGAACAAAGGTGGTGTGCGCTGCGTCATGCAGGCAGACGGCAACCTGGTGATCTACGCCGCGAACAATGCGGTCGTCTGGCAGAGCGGCACGGCTGGTCACCCCGGCGCAACCATCCGCCTGCAGGCCAACGGCAGTTTCACGATAGTGACCGAGCGGCCGATCTGGGCCCGCTTCGGCTATACCCCGACCATCAAGCCGCCGCGTGTGTTCTACCCCGATCACAAGTGGAAAACCGGTAGCTACACCTGGGACAACGTGTTCTAA